The sequence below is a genomic window from Lolium perenne isolate Kyuss_39 chromosome 7, Kyuss_2.0, whole genome shotgun sequence.
GTCATCATTGAGAGGAGGCCCATAATTTCATGCATCCATGATTGCAGTTCAATTTCTTCGTAAATAAAAGTTCTTTGTAGCTGAAGGTAATGTAGATGACACAATTTAGGCCTAGCGAGGACATGTGCCCCGCCGTTTACCTACTGCTTTCTTTGGGTATTTTTTGGCTAGATTTGTAAGTCGTGTTTTATTTGTGCATGTTTCTTTCCTCACATTCTGAAATAGAAAACTAAGAATCTTATCATAAATCCTGTACACAACCTGAAAACCCTATTAATGTTTCTTATTTATGAATTAGGTCGTAGAATCAAACTCAAGCTTTGAGAGTTCGCAATTATATTGCGAATGATGTATTTTAAAATATTTTAATACCAATACTTATGCTATTATGTAAATTAGTTTAATAACAAAAATATATTTATGTTTTGCAAATAAATTCATGTCTATCAATGTAATTGTTCAAGTCCTTGAAAAGAAATGTTCATTTGTTTCATAATATGTATTTGTATAACTAAATGATTATTCACATATCTAAAAAGTATGTTCATGGTGTGAAATAAAAAGATCCATTTGTTTCATAATaaatataatgtttgttgaaacaaATATGAATGCATTGCCGAGGAAATGTCACAAAATAAATCAATAAAAATAATCAAGAACAAAAGGTATAACATTTAAAGAAGAAGCAAGCATAATATAAAAACAACCCGAAATGATTCATTGAGCCTTGAATAGGATTTTCCCTTGTAAAGTTCTATCAATGTTTGTCCTAGTAACTTTCTAACATGCTTAAATTAATTTAAAATTAAGAGTTTCATGATAAATCATGAACATGGATAGAAAAAGAATATATTCATGTTTCTTTCTTATGAGTAGTTTCATAGaatcaaaagaaaaattagaTAATTGATAAATATATTGTGAAGGAtattttttataaatcttgaattTTTTTATTTCACTTGATTTATAATTAAGTTTGATAATACAATCATATTTATATGTTGCTAAATAGTACCTCATATCTTTTAAAAAAATGTTCACATGTTTGAAAATAAATGTTCATCTATTCCAAAAATATGGACATTTATGAGAAAATAGTTATACATATATCTCAATAAGGTGCTGATGGTGTGAACATAAAATTTTCGCTCTTTTTCAAAATATTTTTATGTATTTTCCAAAACATTTTCTTGTCTTTAGTAAAAAAAAGTGAAAGAGAAAAAAGCTAAATAAAATCTACAATAATATTGAGAAATAAAAAATGTACATGTTGTCAAGCTAATGTTTATGTATATAAAAATAAGTATTCATACATGTAagtataatttttttaaaaatataTATACATGTATTTGTGAGCAAAATGGCACAAAAGGAAAAAaatattatactccctccgtctataaAATGATGTATTAGATTTTAAATTTTTTTGGATGTATGTAGATACTATTTATTGTATAGATACATGTAAATTTAGGCAACAAATGTAAGACATTATTTTATGGATGGAGGAAGAAGTACTAATAAAATTGGAAAGAAATATTTAAAGCAGGAAAATAAAAAGCAGCACGAAAATGAAGTAATTGAGCGGTGAATAGGATTGTTATTCTATCCCCTTTTTTTTAACTGATTGTTCTTTCTATCCCTAATGGACATGATTCACTCGCATATCCTGTTCCATTTGCAGCCGAGAGTTGCCTGACGAACGGCCACCTCGAGAGGACAGTCATCGACTGGATCCCCGGCATGCCGCCGATCAGCCTCGGGGACATCTCAAGCTTCGTCCGCACGACCGAGTCCGACGAGTTCGGCCTCCGGTTCAACATCGTAGAAGCCAACGGCTGCACTAAGGCTGGGGCGCTCATCCTCAACACCTTCGACGACCTCGAGGCCGACGTCTTGGAGGCGCTCCGCACCGAGTACCCGTGCATCTACACCATCGGCCCCCTGGGATCCCTCCTCAGCCACCACCTCACAGACAATGATGTCATCGCCGGCGGTCTGAGCTTGTGGAAGCAGGACACAGAGTGCCTCGCGTGGCTGGACATGCAAGGACCAAGCTCTGTCGTGTACGCCAACTTCGGCAGCCTCACGGTCCTCACAACCGACCAGCTCGCCGAGTTCGCGTGGGGCCTCGCCGCCAGCGGCCATCCATTTCTCTGGTCCATCAGGGACAACCTCGTCCCCGGCGCAGGCGCTGGGCTGAGCTCCCTGCCACCGGAGTTCATCGCAGCGACGGCAGGGCGGTGCTGCCTCACCACGTGGTGCCCGCAGGAGCAGGTACTGCGGCACCCGGCGGTGGGGTGCTTCGTGACACACAACGGGTGGAACTCCACCTGCGAGAGCGTGGCGGCTGGGGTGCCGATGGTGTGTTGGCCGGTGTTCGCCGACCAGTACACCATCTGCAAGTACGCATGCGAGGAGTGGGGCGTGGGCCTCCGGCTTGACGACGATGTAAGGCGGGAGCAGGTCGCCGGGCACGTCAAGCAGGCGATGAAGTCGGAGGAGATGCGGAGGAGTGCGGCGGGGTGGAAGGCCAAGGCAAAGGATGCCACTGCCCCCGGCGGCGGTGGGTCTTCGTATGAGAACTTGCAGAACATGGTGACAGCACTCGGCTCTGTCAGCTCTTAATTAGCCTGCCTGATTACAAGATAACACTTCACATTACCTTGCAATTTCTTTTGGCTAGATTACCTTTTGTCAGAATAAATTTGCTATAAAGGAAGCGCAAGAAAATCCGTAATCTTCAGTGACACTTCCATTTTCCAAATACATTTACGCAGAAATGCAGTATGACCATTCAAATAATCTGTACACTATGCTCAACACATCGTTCACGTTGGCTTTGTCCATTAGTTATGTCCTTAAATGGAATGCGCTTGGAGTATCATGTAATCGATCAACTGACAGTAGATACATATTCACAGCCAAATAAAGTAATTTTGATGAAGTTGCAGGGGACTAATTTCCGTATGCTAATAACTACTCCCTCATGTcatttttaattgactcgaatttagtataAAGTTATACTAAATCTGCgtcaattaaaaaaaatcagagggagtatttgagaacattctgtaatatcccaggtattggggttacaaaaatagaggaaacagatgtgtgcattgcattcatgcatagaaaatctggggaattttcgcgctttaaagtaaaacagtcacagtaactgaagtttcacttgaccttggtggaattgaagtagctcatcaagtcaagcgctataaacctcaatgtgactttgctaaaaccttgttttaggTAAAGATAAttggatctaaggggttagatcaaatggaactaataatcaacacaacaacactttactcaatgatcaattgcttgattttataaaagattataatatggtaatccttgccataacatctgaacatccatttaattggaaatcaagtaacaataattggagaaactattctccacttatcttctccatgtcttaaactaatccatgatcctaccatgaatctcatggtatttattttacttcattcttggaagcaagacaaggagataagctctagaaatatataaccctctctactacatattaatatacatcaaacctagagaagtgagagttctatgttacttattggaggatcaatgataaaccttgaactaaaccttgaatatacatccatgtatccaaatcatcatctttaagaggaaccctaggatattattcaagacattcctagagagagaaaccatttatgttaaacatagatattgatgatcacatcaattcctatggagcctaaccttaagttagtattaaagtcctttccaaaatgagagagaccaatcatacaaaacatagctttatctatttaagaataaaggacaaccattgaactagagtattaggagcacaccataacctagaataatccattcttatataagagggatcaattatggtgttacactcaagttagttgagccaACACTTGAATGAGAGGGAGAGAACTATACATATACTtagatgataatatcaacattatttaagtggaaccctaacagaatatctcaggcattttcctgggatataacctatagagacaaccatagccatgtccatccaagaaactataagggagatattatgcttagttgatcaagacaacacttgatcatagAAGTGAATACCATTCCATTAGGAATACCTTAGaaatccaaaccttgatcattataaattgagtgatgatcataaatcctaagaacttgaagtagagatattaagaacaagtggatcatgtctaatccatgaccatgctttggagaaataggaggataatccaaatactaacacttatatgattagtAGATGTTATTCCCCAcaggaaatcatagggaggtaattaaTAAGCAACCCTACACCCATATTCCAactttaacttgtgaatcacttggtgatcataagaagaatcttaccatatctatgtttcataaattaaagaacctaagaaaaccttagagtaaaactccatactttatatggtgagaaaccaacaatccatttgaccaaagttaactataaaaaaaagaactataatcaatatagttactttaatgataagttgggggtaataatagaagttaattggtagaagataaaaccaattctcaaatccttagtaattagggaagcacatgaaatattaagcaagtaaccaccttaacATGGTTAGGGGAGAGTAAACCCTAGCATATGTAATATAATGTCATTCCTATAACctaaaattatatctcaaccctagtttatgtatcactatggtgatcataatataaaaccaggtcataattgagattcaaaccaattcccattaggtgaatatgcttAGAACCCTAGGATTGCTCACTAGTTAAATCCTAGACTTAATTATGGAGCATAAGATGAACATAGTTGAAATCCTTTATTTAAAACCATGTGAGGTGATCAATCACTTACCTTTGTAATCAAGACCAAACCATTATGAGAACAATATTTACTCTAGACATTTTCAATATTAATAATAGTGTTCATCTTAAAAGGGGGTTATAAGAGAATTTACAAAACTCCAATAAATAGGTGATTCCATAAAATAATATGTAAGTGAAACAAACTCTCAATTAAGAACCCAAGACCttataataatctttaaaatgcTTTGAGCACTAATTATACACTTTAAATAATCCAAAAGAAAGTTGTATTGCAAGGAGGAAAAGGAGTTTCAAAGACCACATAAATTCATGGCTAAATTAAAAATGTAAAAAGGAAACCACAAGGATACAAACAAAATCATGCATTACACATTTGTCTTGAGCAATAAAATAATGCAGTGACCATTGTTACCAAATCCTAATATCAATTGTCAAACACCTGCAAAATAAGAAGATTCAATTTTGAATTATAAAAAccagaattgaaaacagaaaataaaacagaaaaagaaaagaggagagaaaaATCTTACCTGGACTCACCTGGCCGGAGCAGCCCAAAGAGCAGCCCAATGAGTAGCCCAAAGAAGAGCCCACCAGGCCAACCCAATCCAACTCAAATACCGGTTCACCTGCTTCAAAGATCATGCGAAGACGTGGTCTTCGTCTTCCCCGCATGGTCGACACGGCGAAGCCGTGCTCGGCTTCGATGCGACGCTGGCGGCCTCTCCTTCCTCGGCAACGTGACGGGGATCGTCCGAGTGCCTATATAAACCTCATGACGAAGCCTAGCTCAATTTCTTCCTCCCTTGCTCCAATTTCACCCAAATCGAAACCCTACCGTCACCCGGCCACCATGACCGCCGTCGCTGTAGACCTCCCCAGGCCTCGCTGTGGACGTCATCGGGATCGCCGTCCTCGACATGCCCATCCAGCGCAAGGAATCGAGGTGGGGCGTCCCAGAACACCGCCATCGAGTTCATCTTCCCCGACGCCGGGAGCGACGAAATCCGGCGATGCCGTCCACCTCTGGCCTCGCCGACACGCCCGGCGTGCTCACGGTGAGTCACTGACTTCCTAGCGCATCACGGCATCCTCCCTAGCCCCCTGCATCGCCGTAGCGACATACGCCTGCGAGCGCCGCCGCGGTACCCCGCCGGAgagcacgctccggtgaccaaacCGGAGCGGCGCTACCACCAGTAGCATAGTCGCATCGCCCTCGTTCGATTGTGCACACGCACGCTTCCGGGGGAGCGCCGAATCGCCGGCGGCAACCTTGCCTGGCCGCCGGTCGGCCACCTCAACGCCATCTCAGTGATTTTGACCTCGGTCAAAGGCCACCGTGGCACGTGACATGGTCACTGGCCCACTAGCCAGTGGCTGTGGGTAGGTTTAACCGGGTAGCTTTAGTGATTTCATTGTTTTAAATTCAATTCaataaattgctgcaactttagataattataggaaattcataaaagctccgaaaaatacaaatgagatatcaaaattcctataaaagaaaaatctacccaataaaaatataaaatgaaatttttatttttaataaaaatttaattatttagtacttattaaataagccttttctttaattctaaattgaattaaaattcaataattaggacaaccttctaaaataaataaaaaccagtaagaaaataaagaaaacattaaagctatttttctttatttgttattttgataaatctttattagtggaaatttaaaccctaattaataattacccttaTTATTAATGGTTTAAAAAGAATAAAATGCCAcattcaatattattttatttaaaggttactaataacttcaactttaaattgaagttattaaccataagactatatggtaaatagcaaaccctaattccataatgAATGGTATTATAACCCATcattttatgtggaaccctaaaaccctagctcaattatgcacaaaccctagttccattattacatgtgaaacctaaattgcttctaaacctaaaccctaggttagaacatgtgatcatgttactccaTTACCATAGAGCCATAATTAGCAACTAAAGACAtatctatgtccacataaaatgtagaaccctatcactagcaaattAGTATTCCAAGTATGTATACCATTAAACCAAGGTGATCAACTaagatcaaccaagtgtaaaccctagatccctctaccaaaaccatcatccttgtttatccctatttagcatcacaccattgtgatgaaccctaatagcaaccatacctactatttcacaatacataaccctgttccactaaaccctactagtgtaagatacttatcaaccctcctatTTAGGagacaattattccttacttaatagaaccaaccgtaaaacctagaccaccccaaccctaattgatatacttcttattacttaagaagtatgttcttcgaaagttattcttttgaagaaaataaggaatcatcatcaaccctgcttataaggacctataaaccctagccagctatcattagcaagataaaccaatcttgatagcacccatgtgtaattaattgcttaggatgcctaggcataactccacctggtattgataaatccaaccttgttaggatccatctaatatctactccagaaccaactggaaccatagttaaccatagaacccaccaacctaattatcatacttgttctttattaaagaacatgttcttcaaaagttattcttttaaagtatatgataattaatcattaaccatgccatatagtaccaaaactgaccactattctttacttgttaacattatgccaattatcattctttgtgtgctcaattgattactatgctttattatccacctgtccatgataccaagtaatcctacctgaataagaaccttgtttgaatcactctaaaagtgcaacacaccctgaactaatcattacaactcactgatcctaaatcatcggggttaggtcacgcttagagcgattgcatctcattcttatgcattattgcatccttgccaattttttaaacatcgtcctaaccggacgatgatgctatttcagaatttggagttatcacagaTTTAaggccttgcctgcataatcttgcagtcaagaaaggcaagttcatcacttgctcatgtcatttgagtatttctatcaaattacttgcaaagtattatggttatcactattgcataaaaaccaaaaccactactttcataactatgaatatgactatgtggtgggcaatggaaccatggat
It includes:
- the LOC127314699 gene encoding 7-deoxyloganetin glucosyltransferase is translated as MARTPHAVVVPYPGSGNINPALQLAKLLHHHGVYITFVNTEHNHRRVQATEGASAVRGREGFRFEAIPDGLVEADRDAGDYDIGLAAATSHRCAEPLRELVRRLNGMADVPPVTCMLPTALMSFALDVARELGLPSMVLWGGSATSLMGHMRLRELQERGYLPLKAESCLTNGHLERTVIDWIPGMPPISLGDISSFVRTTESDEFGLRFNIVEANGCTKAGALILNTFDDLEADVLEALRTEYPCIYTIGPLGSLLSHHLTDNDVIAGGLSLWKQDTECLAWLDMQGPSSVVYANFGSLTVLTTDQLAEFAWGLAASGHPFLWSIRDNLVPGAGAGLSSLPPEFIAATAGRCCLTTWCPQEQVLRHPAVGCFVTHNGWNSTCESVAAGVPMVCWPVFADQYTICKYACEEWGVGLRLDDDVRREQVAGHVKQAMKSEEMRRSAAGWKAKAKDATAPGGGGSSYENLQNMVTALGSVSS